A region from the Salinivibrio kushneri genome encodes:
- a CDS encoding SDR family NAD(P)-dependent oxidoreductase: protein MKHVLITGATSGIGEQLARDYARQGWQVTACGRNQDKLNTMARDHASLDALAFDATDSEQTHQALGNLSVFPDLIILNAGTCEYIDHGKVDVALFKRVFEINVFGVLHCIEALQARFTHSTHLAIVGSSASYMPLPRAEAYGGSKAAISYIANTLSVDLAQQGVTLSLISPGFVKTPLTDQNDFAMPMRITVEQASEAIQKGLAKGKTEIHFPRKFTFILKFLALLPMSWQRALARRMTRN, encoded by the coding sequence ATGAAACACGTATTGATCACCGGCGCGACGTCGGGAATTGGTGAGCAATTGGCAAGAGACTATGCACGTCAAGGCTGGCAGGTGACAGCTTGTGGACGGAACCAAGACAAGCTAAACACCATGGCTCGCGATCACGCATCACTAGACGCATTGGCGTTTGACGCTACGGATAGCGAACAAACGCATCAAGCGCTGGGTAACCTAAGCGTCTTTCCTGATTTAATTATTTTAAATGCCGGGACGTGTGAATATATCGACCATGGCAAAGTCGATGTGGCACTGTTTAAGCGTGTGTTTGAGATCAATGTCTTCGGTGTTCTCCATTGTATTGAAGCGCTACAGGCTCGGTTCACTCACAGCACGCATCTTGCCATTGTCGGCTCCTCGGCCAGTTATATGCCGCTGCCACGTGCGGAAGCATACGGCGGATCAAAGGCGGCGATTAGCTACATTGCCAACACCTTATCGGTCGATTTGGCACAGCAAGGGGTGACGCTGTCACTTATCTCGCCGGGGTTTGTAAAGACGCCACTGACAGACCAAAACGACTTTGCGATGCCGATGCGCATCACGGTGGAGCAAGCCTCTGAGGCCATTCAAAAAGGATTGGCAAAAGGAAAAACGGAAATACATTTTCCGCGGAAATTTACCTTTATTCTCAAGTTTCTCGCGCTACTGCCCATGTCCTGGCAGCGAGCCCTCGCACGACGTATGACAAGGAACTAA
- a CDS encoding nuclear transport factor 2 family protein: MTRSPTHVGVSQFVTTYQALNKDNLSSLATIYHPKIVFVDPAHEITGLEAFIQYFSLLYENVTDCQFHIHTTAVDGDDAFVTWTMMLSHPKLDGGKTRQVQGCSHLCFCDGKIIRHRDYFDLGEMLYEALPVIGRLLKHIKTRLGQ, encoded by the coding sequence ATGACTCGCTCGCCAACCCATGTCGGTGTGTCGCAATTTGTGACGACCTATCAAGCGCTCAATAAAGATAACTTGTCATCACTGGCGACGATTTATCACCCCAAGATTGTGTTTGTCGACCCGGCGCACGAGATAACTGGCTTAGAGGCGTTTATCCAGTATTTTTCGCTGCTGTACGAAAACGTGACTGATTGTCAATTTCATATACACACGACCGCGGTAGACGGAGATGATGCCTTTGTGACCTGGACCATGATGTTATCGCACCCCAAGCTGGATGGGGGAAAAACGCGACAAGTCCAGGGCTGTTCTCACTTATGTTTTTGTGACGGCAAAATCATTCGGCATCGTGATTACTTCGACTTAGGTGAAATGCTGTACGAAGCGCTGCCTGTGATAGGTCGCTTGCTCAAACATATCAAAACGAGGCTAGGACAATGA
- the phrB gene encoding deoxyribodipyrimidine photo-lyase has translation MHLVWFRRDLRGLDNRALSAASDASEPVVGIFIETPEQWASHHLSPKQAGLIKARLDALREELSAKNIPLVVERAADFPQSAEKVADYAHRIGATAVFANKEYELNESKRDEQACAALADKGIAWYAYDDRNLFAPGTIKSGKGEPYKVFTPFKKACLRALDGMDVSPCQKPSKRETNSAVDAIFSQLQPIHFDYPMEDVSDWASDEKGILAHMRRYCREQVADYKRQRDFPAVDATSQLSPYLAIGALSPRQCLARLQEEQADWREPDTGAATWLSELIWRDFYQEVSAQNPAISKKYSFLAWGESVVWDNDPTLFEAWKTGKTGFPIVDAAMHQLNQTGWMHNRLRMIVASFLTKDLLIDWRWGEDYFMSKLIDGDFASNNGGWQWSASVGTDAQPYFRIFNPTTQGERFDSDGRFIRRWLPALKEVPGKHIHNPWQWADKYAQSLDYPRPVVDHATQRKKALAIFEAAKNQPQEQTP, from the coding sequence ATGCATCTAGTCTGGTTTCGGCGCGATTTACGCGGGCTGGATAATCGTGCGTTGAGCGCAGCCAGCGACGCGTCCGAGCCCGTGGTGGGGATTTTTATTGAGACACCGGAACAGTGGGCATCGCACCACCTTTCGCCCAAGCAAGCGGGCCTTATTAAGGCGCGGCTAGACGCGTTACGTGAGGAGCTTAGCGCGAAAAATATTCCTTTAGTGGTGGAGCGTGCGGCTGATTTTCCTCAATCGGCAGAAAAAGTGGCCGACTATGCGCACCGCATTGGCGCAACAGCGGTGTTTGCCAACAAGGAGTACGAGCTTAATGAAAGCAAGCGTGATGAACAGGCGTGCGCGGCGTTAGCGGATAAAGGCATCGCATGGTATGCCTATGATGACCGCAATTTATTTGCCCCGGGCACCATAAAATCGGGAAAAGGTGAACCGTATAAGGTGTTTACTCCCTTCAAAAAAGCCTGCTTACGTGCCCTAGACGGCATGGATGTTTCACCGTGCCAAAAACCATCCAAGCGCGAGACAAACTCAGCCGTTGACGCGATCTTTTCACAGCTTCAACCGATTCATTTTGATTATCCGATGGAGGATGTCTCGGACTGGGCGTCCGATGAGAAAGGGATCCTCGCGCACATGCGTCGTTACTGCCGCGAGCAAGTGGCGGATTATAAACGACAGCGTGACTTTCCGGCGGTTGATGCCACCAGTCAGCTTTCTCCTTATTTGGCCATTGGCGCATTATCCCCGCGTCAATGCTTGGCGCGTTTACAAGAAGAGCAAGCCGATTGGCGCGAGCCCGATACAGGGGCTGCCACCTGGCTGTCGGAGCTTATTTGGCGTGATTTTTATCAGGAAGTGAGCGCACAAAACCCAGCAATCAGCAAAAAGTACAGCTTTTTAGCCTGGGGCGAATCCGTGGTATGGGATAACGACCCGACATTGTTTGAGGCTTGGAAGACGGGAAAAACGGGCTTCCCCATTGTGGATGCGGCCATGCACCAGCTTAATCAAACGGGTTGGATGCATAACCGGTTGAGAATGATTGTGGCGAGCTTTTTGACCAAAGATCTGCTTATCGATTGGCGCTGGGGAGAAGATTACTTCATGTCCAAACTGATTGATGGCGATTTTGCCTCGAACAACGGGGGCTGGCAATGGTCTGCGTCGGTGGGGACCGATGCTCAACCTTACTTTCGGATCTTTAATCCGACCACACAGGGAGAGCGATTTGATAGCGATGGGCGCTTTATTCGTCGCTGGTTACCGGCGCTTAAAGAGGTGCCAGGCAAGCATATTCACAACCCCTGGCAGTGGGCGGATAAGTATGCCCAGTCCCTTGATTATCCGCGTCCGGTGGTGGATCACGCCACTCAGCGTAAAAAGGCGCTAGCCATATTTGAAGCGGCGAAGAATCAGCCTCAGGAGCAAACACCATGA
- a CDS encoding MerR family transcriptional regulator, whose product MAFNTTHALTISQVADQTGVNPVTLRAWQRRYGLLAPERTAKGHRLYSQEDVETIAHILQWLDKGVPISKVKPLLAHSPASADTGDDSVARELIDCIHTFSVKRLGNVLDTLLKEYPFYWLVEHAFTPVDQWLGDDGEAVRLLQRDLWQSAVIDRCRTALAANAKRHAPSRCWLVSLTVTSEYQRVLMAMALNEKGYSVTILSSPHQQLNMLVEVMREQGARTLALMANRRLDRAQLNQVRHCLTQDDIEVVSQAFICSVHGDELAELKENKTLCI is encoded by the coding sequence ATGGCCTTTAACACGACTCACGCTCTGACCATCAGTCAGGTCGCGGATCAAACCGGGGTTAACCCTGTCACGCTGCGTGCTTGGCAGCGACGTTATGGATTGCTTGCGCCTGAGCGGACGGCCAAGGGACATCGGCTTTATAGCCAAGAAGATGTAGAGACTATCGCTCATATTCTTCAATGGTTAGATAAAGGCGTACCGATCAGCAAGGTCAAGCCACTTCTGGCTCACAGTCCCGCGTCGGCAGACACGGGCGATGACAGCGTGGCACGTGAACTGATTGACTGTATTCACACATTCTCGGTTAAACGGCTAGGGAATGTTCTGGACACGCTTTTAAAAGAGTATCCCTTCTATTGGTTAGTCGAGCATGCCTTTACCCCAGTCGACCAATGGTTAGGTGACGACGGGGAAGCGGTACGTTTGTTACAGCGCGACCTGTGGCAAAGCGCCGTGATCGATCGATGCCGAACAGCGCTGGCGGCGAATGCAAAACGGCATGCACCATCTCGATGCTGGCTTGTCTCCTTAACCGTGACCAGTGAATACCAACGTGTGCTGATGGCCATGGCACTCAACGAGAAGGGTTACAGTGTCACTATTCTGTCAAGCCCGCATCAACAGTTGAATATGTTGGTTGAGGTGATGCGGGAGCAGGGGGCGAGAACATTGGCCTTGATGGCAAATCGTCGGCTCGATCGTGCCCAACTCAATCAGGTACGCCATTGCCTTACTCAAGATGATATTGAGGTGGTGAGCCAAGCTTTTATCTGCTCCGTACACGGTGACGAGTTGGCAGAACTTAAGGAGAACAAAACGTTATGCATCTAG
- a CDS encoding YbgA family protein translates to MSFPVGVSACVIGEKVRFDSGHKRSPFVSKELAPYVDFVPVCPEVGIGLPVPRPAIRLVDKGDLSVRLVETKDQQKDYTEKMTAFSEQKAEELAHQSLRGYIVCAKSPTCGMERVKVYRENGYASDISGVGLYTQALMARMPWLPVEEDGRLNDPILKENFVFRLFALDDLYQSVEQGVTKKALVDFHSRYKLVLMAHSPEKYRELGRFMANIGHYDLDRFFEQYRTAFMQAIAIRATRKKHTNVLMHLQGYFKNNLDKSQKAELANLIHAYRQGTMPLLAPLTLISHHLHNHPDAYLANQAYLKPYPDALRLRYGL, encoded by the coding sequence ATGTCATTCCCCGTCGGTGTTAGCGCCTGTGTTATTGGCGAAAAAGTACGATTCGACAGTGGTCATAAGCGGAGTCCCTTTGTCAGCAAAGAGTTGGCACCCTATGTAGACTTTGTGCCAGTATGCCCTGAAGTCGGGATCGGACTCCCTGTACCGCGCCCCGCTATTCGGTTAGTCGACAAAGGCGATTTGTCAGTGAGGCTGGTGGAAACCAAAGATCAGCAAAAAGATTACACCGAAAAAATGACGGCGTTCAGTGAGCAAAAAGCGGAGGAGCTCGCTCATCAATCACTGCGTGGCTACATTGTTTGTGCTAAGTCACCGACTTGTGGCATGGAGCGGGTGAAAGTCTACCGCGAGAATGGTTACGCCTCCGATATTTCCGGGGTAGGGCTTTACACTCAGGCACTGATGGCGCGTATGCCATGGCTACCTGTTGAAGAAGACGGCCGGCTTAACGATCCTATCCTCAAAGAGAACTTTGTTTTTCGGCTATTTGCGCTTGATGATCTTTACCAGAGTGTCGAGCAAGGGGTGACCAAGAAAGCCCTTGTCGATTTCCACTCACGCTATAAGTTGGTGCTGATGGCGCACTCACCTGAAAAGTACCGTGAGCTTGGGCGATTTATGGCCAACATCGGCCATTATGACCTTGATCGTTTTTTTGAACAGTACCGCACCGCGTTTATGCAAGCCATCGCCATTCGTGCGACGCGTAAAAAACACACCAACGTGCTGATGCACCTGCAAGGCTATTTTAAAAACAACCTTGATAAAAGCCAGAAAGCTGAGTTAGCGAACCTTATTCATGCGTATCGTCAGGGCACCATGCCTTTACTGGCACCGCTGACGTTGATTTCGCATCACCTCCATAATCACCCTGATGCGTACTTAGCTAACCAAGCCTATCTCAAGCCTTATCCTGATGCGCTGAGGCTTCGCTATGGCCTTTAA